A single region of the Gemmatimonadaceae bacterium genome encodes:
- the lpxD gene encoding UDP-3-O-(3-hydroxymyristoyl)glucosamine N-acyltransferase encodes MIQSNPGSTSLSGERACTLTAGDIAGIVGGELRGDPATRVSGVAPLDRATPDDVTFLSAGRYSPLLRDTRAGVVLATAELADSPSSAPSIIVVARPHEALLALLPKFYPEPDRTPAIHASARVGHGARIGNAVSLDEYSIIGRGVEVGDGVWIGAHAVIGDGVRVGDRSRIYPHVTVYSGTEIGARVRIHAGSVIGSDGFGYVFREGHHAKIPHVGRCVIGDDVEIGANTTVDRGSIDDTVIGAGTKIDNLVQIGHNCRVGKLCLIMAQVGLAGSAHVEDGCVLAGQAGVGGHLTIGAGATIGGQAGVFGDVPAGEKWSGYPARPHREALRATGALFKLPELLKRVEDLLGEKIPR; translated from the coding sequence GTGATCCAATCCAATCCGGGTTCCACATCTCTCAGCGGTGAGCGTGCTTGCACTCTCACCGCTGGTGACATTGCGGGCATCGTTGGCGGCGAGCTCCGCGGCGACCCGGCGACAAGGGTCAGCGGCGTCGCTCCGCTCGATCGGGCAACCCCGGATGATGTCACTTTCCTCTCGGCTGGAAGGTATTCGCCACTGCTGCGCGACACGCGCGCGGGAGTGGTTCTCGCAACTGCCGAGCTCGCCGATTCGCCGAGTAGCGCGCCGTCAATCATTGTTGTGGCTAGGCCGCACGAAGCTTTACTCGCGCTCCTGCCGAAGTTCTATCCGGAGCCTGACCGGACGCCGGCAATCCACGCGAGCGCGCGCGTGGGGCATGGTGCAAGGATCGGGAATGCCGTATCGCTCGACGAGTACTCGATCATCGGCCGTGGCGTGGAGGTCGGGGATGGAGTCTGGATCGGCGCCCATGCCGTAATCGGGGACGGCGTTCGCGTCGGCGACCGATCGAGGATCTATCCACACGTCACCGTCTACAGCGGAACCGAGATCGGAGCGAGAGTGAGGATTCACGCCGGATCGGTAATCGGGTCGGACGGATTCGGCTACGTGTTCAGGGAAGGCCACCACGCGAAGATTCCGCACGTAGGCAGATGCGTCATCGGGGACGATGTGGAGATCGGAGCCAACACGACCGTGGACCGCGGAAGCATCGACGACACGGTGATTGGCGCGGGAACCAAGATCGACAACCTGGTTCAGATTGGCCACAACTGCCGCGTTGGTAAGCTCTGTCTGATCATGGCTCAGGTAGGTCTGGCCGGCTCCGCCCACGTAGAAGACGGCTGTGTTCTCGCCGGACAGGCGGGCGTGGGCGGCCACCTCACTATCGGCGCGGGGGCGACTATCGGTGGCCAGGCCGGAGTATTCGGCGATGTGCCCGCCGGCGAAAAATGGTCCGGGTATCCGGCGCGTCCGCACCGTGAGGCCCTTCGCGCCACGGGAGCGCTCTTCAAGCTGCCGGAGCTGCTGAAGCGAGTGGAGGACCTTCTCGGCGAGAAGATTCCACGTTGA
- the lpxC gene encoding UDP-3-O-acyl-N-acetylglucosamine deacetylase, producing the protein MSRITIKRSVSLDGTGLHLGERCTLTFTPAKAQQGILFQRTDVSNSAPIPALVDHVSASERRTQLGREPYPVHTVEHVLAAVAAHGIDDLTIAMDGPEPPILDGSASAFFEALASAGLAAVEGQPDYLTLTEPVRIIDGDSVYEAYPSSALELDVTIEFDHPKIGRQNKRFDINRDTFRNELASARTFGFVYEVESLREKGLIKGASLENAVVLDESTVLSGPLRWTDEFVRHKMLDCVGDLALAGAHVHARVVALRPSHRGTVTLVRELVRMGVRSLGNGASPPAAGKKRDKGRAVVYEIEDIMKVLPHRYPFLLVDRILEIEENKRIVGLKNVTINEPFFAGHFPGHPVMPGVLIIEAMAQVGGMLLMGSVKDAESKVVYFMSLDNVKFRRPVKPGDQIRFELDVIQIRGPVCKMRGVGKVDGEIVAEADMAAMVRDK; encoded by the coding sequence TTGAGTCGGATTACCATCAAGCGCTCCGTTTCCCTCGACGGAACGGGGTTGCACCTTGGCGAGCGGTGCACACTCACATTTACGCCCGCGAAAGCACAGCAGGGGATTCTCTTCCAGCGCACCGACGTTTCGAACAGCGCGCCGATTCCGGCGCTCGTCGATCACGTTTCGGCGAGCGAGCGACGGACCCAGCTGGGACGTGAGCCGTACCCGGTTCACACGGTCGAGCACGTACTCGCCGCGGTGGCCGCACACGGCATCGACGATCTCACGATTGCGATGGACGGACCCGAGCCACCGATCCTCGACGGAAGCGCGTCGGCATTTTTCGAGGCGCTCGCGTCGGCCGGCCTTGCGGCAGTCGAGGGGCAGCCGGATTATTTGACGCTCACCGAACCCGTGAGGATCATCGACGGAGATTCCGTCTACGAAGCCTACCCGTCGTCGGCTCTCGAGCTGGATGTCACGATCGAGTTCGACCACCCGAAGATCGGCCGGCAGAATAAACGGTTCGACATCAACCGTGACACATTTCGAAACGAGCTCGCATCGGCGCGCACCTTCGGCTTCGTCTACGAGGTCGAGTCGCTGAGGGAAAAAGGCCTGATCAAGGGCGCGTCACTCGAGAACGCCGTGGTGCTCGACGAATCGACGGTGTTGAGCGGACCGCTCAGGTGGACCGACGAGTTCGTCAGGCACAAGATGCTGGACTGCGTGGGCGACCTCGCGCTGGCCGGTGCGCACGTTCATGCGCGTGTGGTCGCACTGAGGCCAAGTCACCGTGGTACGGTGACGCTTGTGAGAGAGCTCGTTCGAATGGGAGTGCGCTCATTGGGCAACGGCGCTTCGCCGCCTGCGGCCGGGAAAAAACGAGACAAGGGGAGGGCGGTCGTGTACGAAATAGAAGACATCATGAAGGTGCTGCCACACCGTTACCCTTTTCTGCTCGTCGACCGTATTCTGGAGATCGAGGAGAACAAGCGCATCGTCGGCCTGAAGAACGTCACCATCAACGAGCCGTTCTTCGCGGGCCACTTTCCGGGGCACCCGGTGATGCCGGGCGTGTTGATCATCGAGGCGATGGCGCAGGTGGGCGGCATGCTGCTGATGGGCTCCGTCAAGGACGCCGAGAGCAAGGTCGTGTACTTCATGTCGCTCGACAACGTCAAGTTTCGCCGGCCGGTCAAGCCGGGCGATCAGATTCGCTTCGAGCTCGATGTAATTCAGATTCGCGGCCCGGTCTGCAAGATGCGGGGAGTTGGGAAGGTGGATGGCGAAATCGTCGCTGAAGCCGATATGGCCGCGATGGTTCGCGATAAATGA